A stretch of the Osmerus mordax isolate fOsmMor3 chromosome 12, fOsmMor3.pri, whole genome shotgun sequence genome encodes the following:
- the her5 gene encoding hairy-related 5, whose protein sequence is METALPRSKRRVPKPLMEKRRRERINHSLETLRRLLLENTRNERLNNPKVEKAEILESVVEFLRTEHEGEHSNPPMKRALSTEGVGESSCKRRKNYQEGMRSCLLRVSHFINTKSQELEETTDTDTSVSESVGLAIPPAHMQFCQSAAISSSQDPDVKTGQHLFQHQPSPLSQVFQHSQNKAPGLCWPTQKTGLSHNPSSRQSPTEHTELSDSVWRPWPQ, encoded by the exons ATGGAAACGGCTTTACCAAGATCAAAACGAAGG GTCCCCAAACCACTCATGGAGAAACGCCGGAGAGAACGTATCAACCACAGTTTGGAAACTTTACGCCGTTTGTTGTTGGAGAACACACGTAACGAG agGCTAAACAACCCAAAGGTCGAAAAAGCAGAGATTCTGGAGAGTGTGGTTGAGTTTTTGAGGACTGAGCATGAGGGAGAACATTCGAATCCGCCCATGAAGAGGGCTCTCTCCACGGAGGGTGTAGGGGAGTCTTCATGCAAGCGCAGGAAGAACTACCAGGAGGGCATGAGGTCATGTCTCCTGAGAGTCAGCCACTTCATCAACACCAAGAGCCAGGAACTAGAAGAGACCACTGATACAGACACCTCTGTTTCGGAGTCAGTGGGTCTAGCAATTCCTCCAGCTCATATGCAGTTTTGCCAATCTGCTGCCATTTCTTCCAGCCAAGACCCTGATGTCAAAACCGGGCAGCATTTGTTCCagcaccagccctctcccctcagTCAGGTGTTTCAACACAGCCAAAACAAAGCCCCAGGTCTGTGCTGGCCCACCCAGAAGACTGGTCTTAGCCACAACCCCAGCAGCAGACAGagtcctacagaacacacagagcTCAGTGACTCTGTGTGGAGGCCTTGGCCTCAGTAA
- the pfdn6 gene encoding prefoldin subunit 6 — MAEAIQKKLQSELEKYQQMQKDVSKSMSARQKLEAQLTENNIVKEELDMLDNQNTVYKLIGPVLVKQDLDEAKATVAKRLEYINGEIQRYETLLKEMEKKSDQHREVLSSLQQEYQRAQGRAVGKV, encoded by the exons ATGGCAGAGGCAATCCAGAAAAAATTACAGTCGGAGCTAGAAAAATACCAGCAGATGCAAAAAG ATGTCAGTAAAAGCATGTCTGCCAGACAGAAGCTGGAGGCTCAGCTCACAGAAAACAATATTGTGAAAGAG GAGTTGGATATGTTGGACAACCAGAACACAGTTTACAAGTTAATTGGCCCAGTTTTAGTAAAGCAAGACTTGGATGAAGCCAAGGCAACGGTGGCAAAGAGGCTAGAGTACATCAATGGAGAAAT TCAAAGGTATGAGACACTGctgaaggagatggagaagaagtCTGATCAGCATCGGGAGGTCCTGTCCAGTCTGCAGCAGGAGTACCAGAGAGCCCAGGGTCGGGCTGTGGGGAAAGTCTGA